A window of the Henckelia pumila isolate YLH828 chromosome 3, ASM3356847v2, whole genome shotgun sequence genome harbors these coding sequences:
- the LOC140888107 gene encoding uncharacterized protein, with protein MEQLRKKQAGYLATTTRKIPFTQEILEADLPKKFKLPHVGEYDGKGDPEDHLARFENAALLHKYFDQIKCRSFLTTLIGPAQQWFNMLRPGEIKEFKDFIKSFLHHFASSKKHPTTTFSLFAIKQREHENFRAYICRFSALALEVPMATPDLLINAFMQGLDTKYFLKSLTKRLPETYEELLARAEKYVNMEEIQVSRAAVKRERPKIPKSNRVPSSNSGIGQPFRPALLGEFTSFTPLRMSKVRALQICDDWKLTQRPPWTEKGPRNRESDKYCHFHNEYGHTTEDFRQLDQEIERIIQQHSEIKIILIRQEGYSPNRRQRGRSRQRARTQEDFNRPNQDQPREDRAHQRPAPPTRGIINMISGGPTDGDSNRARKTSSRKLINMEIDSQTVHTGPTLSFGPEYLKGVSSNRNDALVIRAMVANYDVARIFGDSGSSVNVVFQEEINQMDMGQYKMEPLVTSLFGFTGHAIRPVGLVHLPLTLGKGNCRKTRIVSFIIVDAPFAYNAILGRPAMTTFMAVASALHQKIKFPVGNEVGEVQGDQVIARKCYVEEVRIEQKVTRTDRVDRPGLSSMEKVNLIEDTSVTAEEEIEEIMISPQSGRVKIARTLEAQLKQPLLECLKENKDVFSWSVSDLVGVCREVAEHKLNITRDYRPVIQKKRHFGPEKDAVIKEQVDELLTDGHIEEIYFPTWLSNIVLVPKSTGKWRMCVDFRDLNKACPKDCYPLPRIDQLVDSIAGHELLSFLDAYQGYHQIPLAKEDKNKVSSVTSTRTYCYVVMPFGLKNSGATYLRLMDRVFEQQIGKNIEVYVDDILVKTRTADQFITDLTQTFQTLKHYQLKLNPSKCTFRV; from the coding sequence ATGGAGCAGCTAAGGAAAAAGCAGGCCGGGTACCTAGCTACCACAACCAGAAAAATTCCTTTTACTCAGGAGATATTGGAGGCCGACCTccccaaaaaattcaaattgccTCACGTCGGGGAGTATGATGGTAAAGGAGATCCCGAAGACCATTTAGCACGCTTCGAGAATGCAGCTCTGTTGCATAAATACTTTGACCAGATTAAGTGCAGGTCTTTTCTTACTACTCTCATAGGACCAGCCCAGCAATGGTTCAATATGCTACGCCCTGGGGAGATCAAGGAATTCAAGGATTTTATCAAATCCTTTTTGCATCACTTTGCTAGCAGCAAAAAGCATCCTACCACTACTTTCAGCCTCTTTGCAATCAAGCAACGAGAACATGAAAATTTCAGAGCATATATCTGCAGGTTTAGTGCCTTGGCTCTCGAGGTACCCATGGCTACCCCAGACCTGCTCATCAATGCCTTCATGCAAGGGCTGgatacaaaatattttctcaaatCTTTAACAAAAAGGCTGCCGGAGACATATGAGGAATTACTCGCCCGAGCTGAGAAATATGTCAACATGGAAGAAATACAGGTCTCGCGAGCAGCTGTGAAGAGGGAACGGCCAAAAATTCCAAAGAGCAATAGGGTTCCGAGCAGTAATTCCGGGATAGGACAGCCATTCCGACCCGCACTCTTGGGTGAATTCACCTCTTTCACTCCTTTGCGCATGAGCAAAGTCCGAGCTCTTCAAATTTGTGACGATTGGAAACTCACACAAAGGCCTCCATGGACTGAGAAGGGACCTCGGAATAGGGAATCGGATAAATATTGTCACTTTCATAATGAGTACGGGCACACTACGGAAGATTTTCGTCAATTAGATCAAGAGATTGAAAGGATAATACAACAACAttctgaaataaaaattatattgatcCGTCAAGAGGGGTATAGCCCGAACAGGAGACAGCGAGGAAGATCAAGACAGAGAGCCCGAACCCAAGAAGATTTCAATCGCCCAAATCAGGACCAGCCCAGGGAGGACCGAGCTCATCAAAGACCGGCTCCTCCTACCCGAGGAATTATCAACATGATCTCTGGAGGCCCTACCGATGGAGATTCCAATCGAGCTAGGAAAACTAGCAGccgaaaattaataaatatggagATTGACAGTCAGACTGTCCACACTGGCCCGACCCTCTCTTTTGGGCCAGAATATTTAAAAGGGGTCTCTAGCAACCGTAATGATGCACTGGTAATAAGGGCCATGGTCGCAAATTATGACGTGGCTCGAATATTTGGGGATTCAGGCAGTTCTGTCAATGTTGTATTCCAGGAAGAAATAAATCAAATGGACATGGGACAGTACAAGATGGAGCCCCTCGTTACATCACTTTTTGGTTTCACGGGTCATGCAATCCGACCTGTTGGGTTAGTACATCTACCCCTAACCCTTGGGAAAGGCAACTGTCGCAAGACCAGGATTGTGAGCTTTATTATAGTAGACGCTCCGTTTGCCTATAATGCCATACTGGGTAGACCTGCCATGACCACTTTCATGGCTGTCGCATCAGCTCTGCATCAGAAAATAAAGTTCCCAGTTGGTAATGAGGTCGGTGAAGTACAAGGTGATCAAGTTATTGCTCGCAAATGCTATGTGGAGGAGGTCAGAATAGAGCAAAAGGTGACCAGGACTGATAGAGTTGACAGACCTGGACTTTCTAGCATGGAAAAGGTCAACCTGATAGAAGACACATCTGTCACCGCTGAAGAAGAAATTGAGGAAATCATGATCTCCCCTCAATCGGGGAGGGTAAAAATTGCTCGCACCCTTGAAGCACAGTTGAAACAACCACTACTGGAATGCTTGAAAGAAAATAAAGATGTCTTTTCATGGTCAGTTTCAGACTTGGTAGGGGTGTGTCGGGAGGTCGCAGAGCATAAACTCAATATAACAAGGGATTATCGCCCTGTTATTCAAAAGAAACGCCACTTCGGTCCCGAAAAAGATGCGGTAATAAAGGAGCAAGTGGACGAGTTACTCACGGATGGACACATTGAGGAAATATATTTCCCGACCTGGTTGTCTAATATAGTCCTGGTTCCAAAGTCTACGGGAAAATGGCGTATGTGTGTAGATTTTCGAGATTTAAATAAAGCATGCCCTAAAGATTGCTACCCCCTACCTAGAATCGATCAGCTTGTTGATTCAATTGCAGGGCATGAATTACTCAGCTTTTTGGATGCTTACCAGGGATATCACCAAATTCCCTTAGCAAAAGAGGACAAAAACAAGGTGAGTTCTGTCACATCAACAAGAACTTATTGCTATGTGGTCATGCCGTTTGGGCTCAAAAATTCTGGGGCTACATACCTAAGGTTGATGGACAGAGTATTCGAGCAGCAAATTGGAAAAAATATCGAGgtctatgtagatgatatccTGGTCAAGACCCGAACTGCGGACCAGTTCATTACCGACCTAACTCAaacttttcagactttgaaGCACTATCAGCTTAAACTAAACCCCAGCAAGTGTACTTTCCGAGTTTGA